Part of the Vigna angularis cultivar LongXiaoDou No.4 chromosome 1, ASM1680809v1, whole genome shotgun sequence genome, atattcaatttttattttcctattgatttctatatttttataatttgatacgtttttttagattagaatatcattttagaaaatagatatatttatattgaaagaatttttcttaTAAGTAATTCTAacataatactaataaaatCTTATTAATTCGATTTGATTTATtcgattatatttttttttcaatactaATATTGCAACACcgtatcaaataaatataattcgatTGTAAATAAATTGATCACCTTACTTATGTTAAACAGGCGTTATTACTTCATCAAATGGTAGGTTGATTGGTTTTCTTTATGCAATACAAACAAGAAAAACTTTTTGAATTAATAAGTAAGTGAATTGaaaggtaatatatatatatatatatatatgttactacaaaaatttataattttttcgaaggtttttttttcatttctggCGGTTTTAACTCCCGGAAAATGCGTTACCTGCGGTTGAAAAAATTGCAAAGAAAAGCTGCATCGCTAAAATCTTACCagcgatttttgaaaaaccgcTAGTATTAACAGGGGTTTTTCAAAACTGCCGGTATTAGCAGGGATTTTTCAAAACCGCCGGAACTTGCCGAGGTTTTCGTCCAAACTGCCAGACAAATAGTCAAGGTTTCTCAAAACCGCCTGAAATAATTACGGGTTTCCAAAACCCCTAGAACTAACCAGGGTTTTTTCCAAAACCGCGGGAAAtgtataaattttctttttatttttattgtaataaatgaaattatgataaaattaattttatttaatattatatataaaatattctcTATTGCGTTTTATCATTCTTTAGTTATCCGAAAATAGTGTATCTGTTATTCTCTTTTGTATTAGTTTTCATCAcaatttaataatacaaattggGTTTTCCTCTCTTCACCTTTTTTTCAATACCTTAGTTTACTTTTACTCCTAATTTcagaataatataataaaggtacaaaaagtaagaaaaaaatgtacaaaaaaacaatttttagaaatataaaaaagtaataatgtttaaataatcAAGCTAATAAGAGATTTATGAAAAtcttttattagaaataaaataaaatattaaatatatactaattttatCCCTACATTCTTCACTTtataaaaatcacataaaacatAGTCTCCAACAAGATTATCTTATAATTTACTGTGAAACTTGGTTTGTTACATAATAAACTCAACCTACAATTTTATTGGAATTATAGTTTACATTACTTTTCATAAAATgcatagataaaataaatatatatttaatataggacaaaacccaattttttaaaataaattgaaaaaaatacatttaatataataataaataaaagataaacatacaattttatttaatgtcaaaatatcTTGTATCTTACATTTATTCCAAAGCCAATTTTAAAGTCCTCAAGCAACTTAAGGTCTTCCTTTTAATTTGGCTTAGCAAATATTGTCTATTGAGTTTGAGCTCTTTGTGGTGGATATCTAGCAAGCAAAGTTCCTCAATGGTTCCTTTATCAATGGGTGTCGTTATAGGACTAACCTTGATTTCATACAACTTTGGCCACAATTTTCCAGTTCCATTGTTTCCTCCATTTCAAGAACAAAAAACCATAGAATTTATTTCACATTAACAAGTTCAACAAGAATCCTGTAATGAAAACCAATTGGACATTTCAATATCTAGTCTTTCTTACCTGTCAGTGCAAAGAGTAGGAAGAAATCTCAGGAGCAACTGCAATTGTAATGACATAGAAGCTCGTAAGGCTGCAGGAGATGGTGGAGAAGAACTTGTTGCCACTATTGGTCGTCTAGATAATGCAGCACTTCCAGTTCTCAAATTTTTGCGGTTATTTACTTTATTTGGCTGACCTTCAACTCCAGCAGGAGCACCTCCCAATGGTTTACTTCCACCTGTAATAGCAATTATGTGTGTCTCAATATAACTCAATTGTTTTACCAAGTCAGTTGCAAAAGAATTGCGAGCTTCATCAGAGCTTTGATCTATGGAAGGAAGAAGCAACTCGGTAAGAGCCCTCTCAATCACTTGCTGCTGGCACCTTTTCAAATATGTTCCCTCTTCAACAACTTCtccttcaagagaggtgttgtCAAACTTCTTGTTATCCCCTTTTACAGTCAATGAATCAGTAGTCGGCCTACACCAACCCCAAGGTTCCCAAAATTGGGTCTTAAGagaaagtttttttattaacaacaaTGTTATGCAGCCTTTGTCTAATGGCCTTCCGGCCAAAGATAGAAAACAAGTGAGACTGATGTACATTCTTTCTAGCACAATTCTTTATTTGCCCCCATCAAATTTCACAAATTTAAGCTTGATCTCAGACAGGATGTCAAAACACTAGTAGCACAAAGTTAACATTCAAAGACCACTATGTGCCCCTACATAAGAAGCCCCTTAGTCTTCaacaaaaattgttaaatttgatttatttcacAGTTACGAGATGTAGGTTAATCATGTTCATCATCAgaacaataaattaattgtgTACAACATCTATAGaaacaaataatgaataaatgGTACAATAATGTTACTCACTTTCATAGAACCAAATGTGCAGTAGAAACCCTGCTTGAATAGTGAAGATATAATACACAACCATAAAATCAACATTAACCACTTTATTACTAAACAGTTTAAGAAAAATTGCATAAGAATGAAATAATTAGAGACACCTGCATCAACATTTGACTTCCATGCATAGAGGTTGTCTCCTGCCGCAACTGCCTTAGGATCTGAAGTGCGTCAATTTAAGAAATTAGAACTGACcagaaaattatgataaaaaaattaaaaagccAATAACttcttaaattagaaaaataaaataaaacaaagtagTTCAGAGCAAGATCCATGCTACATTCTGATTAAAGATTTATGTTCCTATAatcctttaaaattaaaaagggaGAAGAACAAAGATCGAATTAGCTCCATGAATACAAACTTAGCTCAATGCAACAAAATTCTGAAAGTCAAATTTACAAGAGAAAAGTTAAGAAAAACACTTAGCTCAAACGAACGCGCCTAACCTAGGCTCTGATGACCCCAGGTCATGGCAGATTGGTGAGAAACCATGAATCTGGTGAAAATCGAGTGGGCGAATAGAGGAAGCCGCGGAAGAAGGGGAAACGAACTACGAACCCTGGGTTCGAAGGATTGGTGGAAGAGAATAATTTAAATGGTGGAAAAGATGAATTAGTCAATGAAATGAAGAAATCAAAGTTACGAAGATTTTTAAAAGATACAAACCTCTAGACGAAGATGAGCGAAGACGAATCGGTAGAAAATGGTAGAAAACCCTACCTATTGAACTGAGGTGGATTTGAGAAATTTAATCGGTGAGAAAGTGAGACAAAGTGAGGAGAAAGTAACATATTTGTTTACAAGTTTAATTACCTTGATTGCCAAAGTGAGATCAAGGCCCAAAGAGTTCCATACCTTGAAGATGAACAAACGGTGCAAAAAGGGGATATgattgaaagaaaatgagacCACAGAGACGAAAAGCGGAAACGAAACGGTGTGCGGGAAGGAAACTAGggttaatagaaaatatttaggtttaattgcttcctttgtccccagtttggttgaattgtgtcaaattcatcctcatttttaaaaaagtttcattgtcgtcctcacgtggtgtaaaagtgtcaattgaatccaaacatagaaaaaatttgtgtcaatgtagtcatctccgttaaatacacactaacggtgttaagtggctgattGTTTGGCACTAGAGAATTAAAACGTGGCAAATGAGTCACAGTTTCCCCTTTCCTccccaatttcatctcctcttcTCCAACACAAAACAGAAACCCCCACTTTCTCTTATTCTTCTTACTCACTCGACAACCACGCACAAAACTCAAATCTCCCTTTCCCAGCCGAGACCGGCCACCGCGTCATCTCCGCGCACACTGCCGCCTTCGCCAGACCGGCCGCTGCGTGTCGCCGTCCAAGTCGTCGCCAACTCATTCCCCCTTCCTCTTCGCGCGCGGGAAGAACTCGCCTTGCACCCTGCAACCGCCACTACCTCCACCGAAGTCGGCCGCCGCGAGCCTCCGAGGCCGCCAAGGGCCACTCTGTCCGATCTCCTCTTCTGCCATAGCCTCCGCGCCCAGTCGCCACCTTTCGGACCACGAACCAGGGTCGTGCCGGCGATGGAACCCGCTGCCCTCGCCGTAGCCCGCTTCCTCACCGGCGCCGTCACTCTCCTTTTCTCattccctttttttatttattgattagtTTGGTGTTTCGACTTCTGAGATTAAGAACGATAGATGTGTGTTGTGTCCGAAACAGTGGTGgcccttttttttttgaattaatctGATGAATGTTGTATCATAGAAACGTTGAGGGAATGGGCTAATCTGATAGGTTGTGTTACAGGCTGAGGATGACAAAATTTTTGGTGCTTGGTGTTGAAGTCAATGAACATGAGGATGTTGAACTAATGATGCAGTTTGAAATGTCAATTTGTCACCCTTGTTTTAATGTGTTGGATATAGCAGAGGATAAAATGGCTTATTCCAAAGGACAAGCTTTGAGTGTATTGGCATGGAATCTGTGATTTGGTCTGCTTATTCGGTTTGATACAGGTGAATGATGATCTTGCATAGCTGCGGCCGAAATTGTTACTCAGGTTGAGGGAGATCTTGTTAGATAGAAAAAGGTTTTTCATCAAACGCGTTCTGCTTTCAAAAGCCGCAATTGCGATTTTTCACCCTTCCTCAACTCAGAAACACTCTATCTCAAATATCTCAAATGCCGTAATTAGTTTTCGTTCACAAATACCCTAAATgaattctgattttaatttcCCCAATTCAATAACCTATTTCATTGACACGTCATTGACACGTCATTACCACTACTGTGACTCATTTGCCACGTTTTAATTCtctagtgccaaataatcagccacttaacaccgttagtgtgtatttaacggagatgactacattgacacaaattttttctatgtttggattcaattgacacttttacaccacgtgaggacgacaatgaaacttttttaaaaatgaggatgaatttgacacaattcaaccaaactagggacaaaggaagcaattaaaccaaaTATTTACTGATTAGCCcggaaaataatttaaaaaaaatataaataaatgttaggGGCGGTTTTGGTTATTAACCGTAGGAATTATTTGGGGTTACGAAAACCGCCGAAAAATAACCCctattaaaatatactttttttgtaGTATATACACGAAAATCATagatctatatatataaatatatatagtcttatatatatataataataatggataactataatataatatagtatttCAATAGGTGGTAtatctttttttagttttttagacaattcaattttgtaatttttttttattgcgaTGAGGAATAAACAtccaccttattttttaaattgtagtGGGGTTGTTAACTCAACGGTAGAGTACTCGGCTTTTAAGAGcgactcttttttttttacacatttCTATGAAGCAATCGATTCGTCGATACTATCGGTAGAGCTTGTAAAACCACGACTGATCCAGAAAGGAATGACTGGAAAAAGTAGCATGTCGTATCAATAAggaattctaaaaatatttcgTTCTTATAGGATTCAGCtcaaatttttgtttgaatttttggctcgtaaaaaaaaattcagttgAGTTTGATTAATAAAGGGATAGAACTTGGTGGTTCTAATTCTAATAGGAAGACCAAAAGCATCGAGCTTtcgtttattttttattttgatcattACCCCATCTAATTGTACGTTAAAAATAGGTTAGTGCTTGATGTGGGAAAAGCTTTTCTGGTGAATGggttatttttttatgagtCCTAACTATATAGCTATATTCCATTATCTTTTGGTATTTTGGGGTAGCAATAAATGTGTAAAAGAAAGAGTATATtgataaagatattttttccaaaatcaAAAGAGCGattaggtaaaaaaaataaaggattcTTAATTAGCCCGTTATCCTAGAACAAAAATTAGGCGAAAAATCGATTAGAGAGAGTCCGTGAATGGGTTTTACTTGTTTTCTAGGTATATTTTTATACCTATAATTTTCTGTTTTGACCATATCGCACTATGTATCATTTGATAATCCAATGAATCTCTGATTCTTTGTTTGACCAAATAGACTTTTTTAATGGAGCAATATAAAGCATATTTAGAACTCCATAGGTCTCGATACCAGGACATCCTACTATacccacttttttttttcgggAATCTATTTATGGACTAGCTTATCATCATGAGTcctttttttatagaaaatgcagattataacaataattttagtttactaATTGTATAACGTTTAAGTAGTCGAATGTATCAAGAGACTCATTTCATTCTATTTGTTAACgattctaaaaaaaatacttttgtgGGTTATAACtatcatttttattctcaaataatATTAGAAGATTTTGGTATCGTCGTGGAAGTTCTATTTTCTCTACAATTATTTAGCTCTTCCTTAAGGGGATTAGAAATCGTAAAATCTTAGACAAATTTGCAATCAATTCATTCGATTTTTCCCTTTTTCGAAgataaattgatatatttaaatCATAAGTCAGATATACAAATACCCTATCCTATCCATCTCGAAATCTTGGTTCAAATCCTTCAATATTCGATAAAAGAtgtatatttctttcatttaatagGGTTGTTTTCTTATTACTATTCTAATTGGAATAGTCTTTTTCCtccaaaaaaaaatggatttttacttttttttcaaaaatgaatGGAAGAATTTTCTTGTTcctatataatttatatatatgggAATATGAAtctatctttctttttctacataACAAATCCTCTCAGTTACAGTTAAAACATTTTTGCGTTTTTTTTGAGcgaattttttttctatgaaaaaataaaacatcttGTAGAAGTATCTACTGAGAATTGTTCATATACTTTATTCTTCTTTAAGGATACTTTCATCCATTATGTTAGATATCAAGGAAaatcaattttgattttaaagaaTACTCcttttttgataaataaatggaaatactattttatatatttatggcAATGTCATTTTGATATTTGGGCTGGACTAGAAACGATCTATATAAACGAATTATCTCAGTATTCATTTCACTTTTTAGGCTATTTTTTAAGTATTCCACTAAATCTTTTAGTAGTACGAAGTCAAATGTTGCAAAATTCATTTCTAATTCAAATTGTTATCCAAAAACTTGATACAATAGTTCCCATTATTCCTCTAATGAGATCAttggctaaaacaaaattttgtaatGTAATGGGTCATCCTATTAGTAAGCCGATTTGAGCCAATTTATCATTTTGATAATCTTGACCGGTTTTTGCGCATATGCAGAAAATTTTCTCATTATTACAATGGATCTGGAAAAAAAAGAGTTtctatcaaataaaatatatacttcgATTTTCTTGTATAAAAACTTTGGCTTGTAAGCACAAAAAGTATTGTGtgcatttatttgaaaaaattaagttCAGAAAAATTATTGGAAGAATTTTTTACAGAAGaagatttttttctttgatttttccAAGAACTTCTTTTACTTTGTGTAGGTTTTATATAGGTCGGATTTGGTATTTGGATATTCTTTTCAGAAAACGATTTCGTCaattatttataagttaaaataggttatgatattttttaaatcggtgtaaattgataaaaacaaactttccttctttttattaaatgaggataaaaaaatcatttttttagtcTTCTATATCTATAGGATTTTGAAATGCTCATGTAGTAAGAGTCAAGATTCAGGGttaataaattgaatattatatttcacTTTCTAGTGTGAGTTCAATTCTagctttcattttcattttccagtTTTGTCAAAGTCTTGTGCATGTTACTGCATTGTTTTACTGTTAcaatgatttgattttgttatgcttttgtttctttCGGTTTTGTCTGTGTCTAAAGCAGTTGTTGCTCTATGTTGATCATATAAAGCAATGGCACCATGTCCAGCTTTGATCATTTGAGCCTACACCGTTGCACACTGCTTTCTTCCAattcaaaattctgcagaaactgTATTTTCAGTTATGATATAGTTTAATCTGTTTTCATCCAGATTTCTTGTTGTTTCAAGCCTTGTGCACGTTTGTCTACTGTTTTTGGACGTGTATAAAGATATTGCAACTCATATGCATCAAAGAAAAGCAAAATGCGTGGTTGAGTTCATCATACACTGTTTTCAAACACTGCACAAAGCGTCAATTCTGGTGCATTTTGTATAAGTTGTTTTGTCCAGAATTTTGTGTTTGTTAAGTTTTGTGCAAACTTGCTTACTGattttaaataagtttcaaGTGATTCCAACTCCTAAAATTCTCAGAATTGTAAAATCAGTAGTTGAGTTGATTTAAATCTGGATTCTAGTGTTGTCACAGTTGTTCCAAAGCTTTCTGCACCGTGCTGATTTCCTTGCTCTGTCTTAGGCCATTTAAATTCTGCTAGCTCATCCTCTACAGCTAGATCTATCATTTAGGACTTTCTTATACATTTGATTGAACCATCCAGCTTTGCTTCcactgaattttttttaattttggtccAGTTTTGCTTCAAAATTCTGCATAATTAGCAACTTAACCTGTGATTTGGAGCATCTGGCTGTTTCTGTGCATTGTGACTGTTTGAACAAGTGTATTTGGTCATTTTCAACTTGTTtacactgttcatttggtcatttttcaGTCCATATGCAAAATCACCATTCCAAGCATCACATTTTGCTGAAATTAGAAGTGAACTAGTCAATTTCTGCTGCTACATATTTCTTTGTTGTTTGACAGTTTAAACACCTTCAAATAATGCATACAAAGTTGCTCCAATCATCAAATCTGGTGTCTAAACATAGCTGTGAAAAATTGCCTCTCAAATAATCCATTTTAAAGTGTTTTTGGTCAGATTTTAGTTTCTGCACATAGCTTGAATCTGTTTTTGTGCATTTTCCATTGGTATATGGATTGTAGCAAAAGCTTGGTACCACTACTGttaaatcatatatcaaattatcaTTAACCAAGTTTAGAAAAAGCATTTGGACCAGTATAATCCAGTTTCGAAAAAATTTGCTGCACCAGCATCAGGATTTTGGCCAAAAgctgattttttttctttgaggcATTCTGTCAAACACTTTTGCCAAATTTCTGAAATCATTGAGTTTGATGTCTTTGCAGCATGTTTTGATTTTCTTGGTTTCTTAATCATTTCTAGAGCGTCTCTTAAGTTCATTTTGCGTGCCATCCTTCCTTTCCAGCCTTTAATTACTTgttttacattgtttggaaTTTCTGCACATAACCTGTTTGATACAATGCCAAAGTGCAGTCTGGTTTGGAAAGTAAATCTGGTGCAGTAACGTGTTTGATGCTCACTGTTTTTGCTGGTTTTGTATGGATGTGTGATGCTGTGGTGAAGTCTTAAACATCCAGATTGTTTTTCCAAAGGGGTAGCATCTTAGGGAGTGGAAGACTTGTTAAAGTGGCCAAAAGCTTGGACTCCAAGAGCACTTTATCCTTGCTGTTCTAGCACCATGGCAGTAGCAAAAACACACCATTTTTGATAGTCCAACCATCTGAAACAGCAGCTACACTTAGTTTTTGTTCCATTTTTCCACAATTTTCAATTGTAAATTTGGATTGgtatcacggaacctttgtaaattctttcaattttgtGTTCATTTTCAACTTAAAGTGACTTGGAAAAATGCTTTTCCGACAATTCCAAGTGCACCATCAAACATTGTAATAGGTTAGTTTCCActtcttagtgtgaaagtgtgtcaagtggctgcaagtgtcacttgcactttcacctAGGGCCGTGTCTCATTCATTTACATTTGCTTTACTTTACATTGCTTgttgacttttatgttttaagtctccgtggtaCTTAGGAGTGCGTTTCATATAGATAAACCTTCTTTTGGTTTCTAGGTTCATAGCATTCTTGCATttcaaaagttttgaaaaatttctACCTAGACATTATAAGGTAAGAAACCGCCAAAGACACTCTCActaggaaggacaaggttcttaagcttgtccatttgtgactcacctctccttcctgggagctattTGGTTGATTTTACCTCTAGAATCTTTCTAGAAATCCTTCACAAAAATCAAAAAACGTTTTTGATGTCTTGTTATACTTCCTATCCGTCTTCTTGTTCATATATGTCCTCTTGGTCTTCTAGTTTTGATCAATCCATTAgtttcaaagaaattaaaagaaaacttaaggAAGCTAGAAGAAGGACTTGTTCCTTTCATGAATTTGATCGGATTGAGGATGAATTGTTTAATAAGCTAGGGCAAATATTCCATACTTTGGTGTGGAtattggtgcattaacatacctagcttgggaaaaggacACTAATGACATGCATCCATTTATTgctagaaaaagaaaacctgAATCCTATTTTCATTCTAGCAATAGTGAATCTTATGTCCTTAGTCTCTACACATCTAGATTTGAAATGCAAgtaagagagtggtgggatgagagacaatatcatgttaggatagGTAGAAAATCTCCCATTCATAATTGGTCTGAATTAAAATCTTGCATGAGAAAAGAGTTTGTACCTTCAACTATTAAGACAAACCTCCAATTCTTGAGAGATTACATGAGAGATTACATGAGAAAAGAGTTTGTACCTTCGtcctctttctatttttctagtTAGCATGTTTCCTCAAAATAATTTGTCTACATATACTCCTTTGCCAACCTTTCCAACAGTCCCCTCTAGCAGCTATTTGCTCTTTGCATCTCCTCTCTGTTGTATAAATGCTGACATAATCACAAACAATATTTCGTGAGGCGTGTagattcactgtccttaaggacttatccacggtgtattgcgcaagtctcccaggatacaacaggaattTCCCAGAATATCTCTGGGGATCTCAAAACTAGCAAAGAtttctaaaaagagtataacaTAAACCCATAATATTTTTAGCAAAGAAAAGAAACGAGAAAGAATGAAATTAATAGAAGAGAGAATTAGAGAAGAGTTTATGATGATATGTTTTGGAGTGAAAGAAATGCTTATTTATAGAGTTGGTGAACCAAACCCATGATCCAAAGGATCCAAGATATCTTCTagaaaaaatgacattttaataaattaaaatgttgcAACCTAAATCTAAAAGTTGGCAGCGTGGATTTTGGAAAATATCTccaataatgcagtctctagcacttttacacacaccataggaatggaaatatttgatttaaaatcaaattagtgttatcagaactaacaagtgatttgtttttacccatatgaaccttattcatgggatctccaatcacaaaggttgggttaccatcacttgtctGTTTGctagtggcttaagtctcattcccctcgatgtttctaaaatcatatttcttcccaagggttttgtcagaggatctg contains:
- the LOC108339428 gene encoding mediator of RNA polymerase II transcription subunit 12-like produces the protein MYISLTCFLSLAGRPLDKGCITLLLIKKLSLKTQFWEPWGWCRPTTDSLTVKGDNKKFDNTSLEGEVVEEGTYLKRCQQQVIERALTELLLPSIDQSSDEARNSFATDLVKQLSYIETHIIAITGGSKPLGGAPAGVEGQPNKVNNRKNLRTGSAALSRRPIVATSSSPPSPAALRASMSLQLQLLLRFLPTLCTDRKQWNWKIVAKVV